The DNA segment TTCCGGTGCTGAAATTGAAAAGATTGCAGCATATGTATACCACATCAACCAGGAATTGCCTCCGGTGACACCAGCTCAGGGTGGTGCAGCGCCTCAGGGAACTGAAGCACACTGGGAGAAAGAATAATTTTAACAAAAAAATTAGAAACATATGAAAAACATAATTTGTTATTACCTTAAAAATAGTAACGAATTATGTTTTTTCTTTTTTAAATACCAGTACATATGTCAGACATAGAAGAAATAGAAGTACGCGGCGGACAGGGCCAGGTTCTGGACCCTGAAACTTACAGAGATTCTATAGGCACCATGGATCAGTCCGGAAAAAGAAAATGGGTCTATCCCAGAAAGCCTAAAGGAAAGTATACCAATTACAGGTATCTTGTGAGCTGTATTTTATTATTTATTTATTTTTCGGTACCGTTTATTAAAATCAATGGTAATCCGATGATTTTATTTAATGTGATTGACCGGGAGTTTTTCATTTTCGGACAACCTTTCTATCCTCAGGATTTTTTCATCCTAACGTTGGGAGCTATTGCATCTCTTATTTTTATTATTGTATTTACGATTGCTTTCGGTAGAATTTTCTGCGGGTGGATATGTCCTCAGACAATTTTCCTTGAAATGATTTTCCGTAAAATAGAATATGCTATTGAAGGAGACAGAAATAAGCAGATGAAACTGGACAGACAGGAGTGGAACAGCGAAAAGATATGGAAAAGAGGTCTGAAGTGGACCATCTACATTATCATATCACTTGTTATTACCCACTTCATGTTTATGTATATCGTAGGATATGAAGAGGTTTTCAGGATTCTTTCGGAAGGACCATTTGCGCATCCAACCAATTTTATTGTAATGATTTTGCTTACTGCTGCATTTTACTTTGTATTTGCATGGTTCAGAGAGCAGGTTTGTACACTGGTTTGTCCTTACGGAAGGTTACAGGGTGTTTTGATCGATAAGGATACGGTAAATGTTTTCTACGATTTCAAAAGAGGGGAAAACAGAGCGAAATGGAGAAAAGGAGAAGACCGACAAGCAGCCGGAAAAGGAGATTGTATCGATTGTCATCAGTGTGTGGTAGTTTGTCCTACCGGAATTGATATAAGGGACGGACAACAGCTGGAATGCGTAAACTGTACGGCATGTATTGACGCCTGTGATGAAGTCATGGAAAAAGTAGGACTCCCGAAAGGATTAATCCGGTACGCTACGGAGAATGAAATCGAAAACGAGACCAAATTTAAATTTACAGGAAGAATGAAAGGCTTTGCCTTAATTCTGGTATTACTAACCGGTTTCCTTGGATATCTTCTTTATAACCGTGGCGAAATGGAAGCAAAATTCATCAAGCCTGCCGGAAGTACATTTTTCTTAAGGGACGGAAAAATTACCAATACCTACAATTATACTTTCCTCAATAAAACCAATGACAAGAAGATTGTAACCATTAAAGTAGTTGAACCGAAACACGGAGAAGTTATTTACAGTGGTTCAAGCAAAATTACCGTTGATAGGGATAAGATTACCAAAGGAACCGTTAATATCAGCTTCCCGGAAAGTGAAATGAATCTTTCCAAGCAGAATATTACTATTGGTGTTTATGATATGAGCGGAAAACTGGTGGATTCTTACGAAACCTATTTTGAGGGACCTTTTAAACTACAATTCTAATATCAAAACCTCAATATTATCATCTGACGGAATAGAGGTTTTTAAAATATATTAATTTAAAATGAAAAAATTCACTTGGGGGCACGGTGTAGTCATCGCATTACTGGCATTCATGGCATTCATATTATCAATGTTATTTCTTTTCCCGAACGGCCAGAAAAATTCTGAAATGGTAACTGATAATTATTATGAGGAAGAACTGAAATATCAGGATGTTATTGATGCTAAAAAAAGAGCCGATGATCTGCAGGAAAAACCAGTCTACAGTCAGGATAAAAATGGGATTAAGATTACCTTTCCAACAGACTACAACAATTCCAATACAACGGTAAAATTTGTTTTGAACAGGACTGACGATCAGAATTTAGATATAAAAAAATCTGTGCAGCTTGATGCCAGCAAATCATTTTTAATACCTGCTCAGGTATTAAAAATGGGAAATTATACATTACGATTAAACTGGACTAAAGATAAAACAGATTACAGAATAGATTATGATGTAATATGGAAATAGCACTTATTGTATCGGCTATAGGTTTAGGATTTGCTTCCGGTTTTCACTGTATCGGAATGTGCGGACCTATTGCCCTGTCAATGGGATTAACAAAAAAACAGGCGACCAATTATTATCTCCAGAATCTTACTTACCAGTTCGGAAGAATTTTTACCTATTCATTTTTAGGAGCAATTCTGGGCATTGTAGGCGAAGGCTTCGAAATGGCAGGAATCCAGAAATATCTTACGATTGCCGTGGGAATATTATTAATTATAATGGCTGTATTTTCTTTCGGAGGTAAAGATTTTGCTTCAAAAATTCCTTTCTTTTCTAAATTTTTATTCAAAGTTAAATCTAATTTGGGAAGGTTGCTGCAGAAAGCAGATTACCGCTCAAGATTTACAACAGGAATTCTTAATGGTTTCTTACCCTGCGGAATGGTTTACATGGCATTAACCGCAAGCCTTGCAAGCGGGGGAATATGGCAGGGCGCTTTATATATGGCTCTTTTTGGATTAGGAACTCTCCCGTTTATGTTTACGGTCGTTCTTTTAGGAAATCTTATGAACCAGGCTTTTCGGATAAAAATATTAAAGATGATTCCGGTGGTGATGATTATCTTAGGAGGTCTGTTTATTGTAAGAGGTCTTGAGCTCGGAATTCCTTATCTCTCTCCAAGAGCAGAAGCAATGACGATCTCAAAAGACAAACAGGGAGACTGTCATTTGCCGGGGGATCATAATACACACAATCACGATAATACGAATTGTCATTAGTAGTGAATAATAGCTAAATTTATAATTAAAAGCCCTCTGGATAGACCCCAGAGAGCTTTTAATTATAAATCTGAAAGGACCAAATTAGCCACCAATTATTAATATCACGCATATAACAATTTATTTATAAAACAATTATATAAAAAATTTAAAAATATTGATAATATTATTTATTAAATTCGATTTTATTACAAAATCAATTTTGCACCTTTATTGTAACTAAAAATTTAATATATGCTTACAAAACTACATTTTCCCACATTTCAGAAAACCAAAAAGCCTCAAACACTAACCTACCTTCGTAAAATGGCATGTCATGCATTTACAGTTAGTGCGATTTTGCTTTTCTCAGCAACGAAAGCTCAAACTTCGGTAACAGTTCCCGATTTAACGGTTGTAAGTACCTTTACAGGTCCTTTTGCCAATTCTACGAGAACATATCAAATGGTTATTGATGATACACAATTGACTACTTTATCGGGGAAGTACCTTTCATCAATATCGTTCAAAATACCGAGTACGGCAGCTTCATCATGGCCTGCTTCTAATATTACTTATCCTGATTATCAGATTTATCTTAGTGATGGTGTAAATCCTGCCAACGCACAGCTAAATTTTGCAGCAAACGTTGTAGGAACTCAGACACAGGTTCGGTCCGGAAGCCTTTCAATACCAGCCGGTTCAGTGGCAAATAACAATACATTCAGCTTTGATATTACTTTCACCACTCCTTATCTTTACACAGGTAGCAATCTGGTTATTGAAATACGGCATACCGGAAGCAACGGTACATCAACCTCAAACCAGGCGGTAGGAACAAGCGCAACAGGATATGGAAGCTTATTCACATCATGCTGGTCCAGCTCTACAAGTGTATTGCAGGGAAATTTTTCTTATGTGAAAATTAGTTCCGCAGGTACTTTAGGGGTAAAGTCTGTTGAGATCAATGGAGGAACATCAGTTTACCCTAACCCGGTAAAAGATCAGCTGTATGTAAAATCTGATAATGATATTATGGAATTGAATATTTTCAATTTAGTTGGACAAAAAGTCTATTCCCAGAAAAATTCAGTTAAGATCCCACAAATCAATGTATCCGGATTGGCAAAAGGAAATTATATTTTACAAACAATCGATAAAAACGGAAATTCAGCTTCAACAAAATTTATTAAGGAGTAAAAAAATAGGTAAATACTATTGAATAAAAAAACCACTGAATATCAGTGGTTTTTATTTTTTGATTAGTTTATCACATCAAATCTCGCATATTCTGCAATCTTTTTTGGAAGCTTAATTCCATCCTCTGTCTGATTGTTTTCCAGCAAAGCAGCCATAATTCTCGGTAACGCCATTGCAGATCCGTTTAAGGTATGTACAAGCTGGGACTTTCCGTCTGTTTTGTAACGGCATTTTAATCTGTTCGCCTGGAAGGTTTCAAAATTGGAAACAGAGCTCACCTCCAGCCATTTCTCCTGGGCAGCACTCCAGACTTCGAAGTCGTAGGTCATGGCAGAAGCAAAACCGGTGTCTCCGCCGCAAAGTCTTAACACTCTGTAAGGAAGTTCAAGATCACTCAGAATTTCTTTAATATGTTCTACCATTTCTTCTAAGACCGCATAAGAATTTTCTGGCTTTTCAATTCTTACAATTTCTACTTTTTCAAACTGATGAAGACGGTTCAGTCCTCTTACGTGAGCACCATAACTTCCCGCCTCTCTTCTGTAGCACTGAGAAAAAGCTGTATTCTTTACAGGTAAATCCTTTTCCTCGAATAATACATCCCTGTACAGATTGGTAACCGGCACTTCTGCTGTAGGAATTAAAAATAATGTTTCAGAGGTTGTATTATTAGCAATCTCATACATCTGTCCTTCTTTGTCCGGCAGCTGACCTGTTCCATATCCGGAAGCTTCGTTTATCACGTGAGGAGGATTGACCTCCATATATCCTTTTTCTACGTTTTTATCAAGAAAATACTGAACCAATGCTCTCTGCAAACGTGCTCCTTTTCCTAAGTAAACCGGAAAACCTGCTCCGGCAATTTTCACCCCAAGCTCAAAATCAATTAGGTTGTATTTTTTTGCCAGTTCCCAGTGAGGGATCGCTCCTTCTCCAAGACCTTCAACATCGTGAGACTGGTAAATAATCTCGTTATCGTCTGCAGAAGCACCACTCTTCACTTGTTCGTGAGGAATATTCGGAAGCTGGTATAGGATATTAATCAGTTCTTTTTCTCTGACATCTAATTGTGATTTCAATTCGGACGTAGACTCTTTAAGCTGTGCTGTTTTAGATTTTGCAGATTCGGCTTCTTCTCTTTTTCCCTCTTTCATCAAAAGTCCGATTTCCTTGGAAATTTTATTGCTCTCGGAAAGCTGGGAATCCAGTTCGAACTGAATTTTTCTTCTTTCGTCGTCGGTAGCAATAGCCTGATCCACCAACTCAAGATTCCTGAATTGTCTTTTCTTAAGACCCTCTAAAACGCGCTCTTTATTGTCGCGCAAAAAATTGACTTGTAACATTTTATTTAGATGTTAGTTATTAGAATGTTGAACATCAGAATGTCAACAGTTTTGCAAATGTATAAAATTATTTTACGATTGTAACAACATTCGGGGAACCGGGCTGTTTTGTAAATCTTAAGGTACCGTTATAATATACTTTCGAGACTTCGAACACGGACGGCGTCATTCTGTATTCAATTCTAAGTTTATCCTCAATAGTATCTAAAGCAGTATTATTAAGCCTCTTGATCAAAGAAACCGTTATATCAGAACGATAGATTTTATTATCCGGATTTAAAGTATCAATCCCTATTCTTCTTGCGCCTGCAATATATTCAATAAAAAGTGTGGAATCTCCAGTTGCACGGAGGCTGCTGTTGACAGGAGCAAGATCTGCGGCACCATTGTCATCGTTCATTGAATACGTGAAATAAGAAGAATCTTTTTTATTTTTAAAAAGATCTCTCCCCGATGTATTTTTCATATAAATATTAAGGATCTGGTCGATATTCTGCAAATCATCATCCTCTGTCCTGCAACTAAGGAAAGCAAAAAAAATAACCAGAACTCCGAAAAAAATATTCTTCATGTACAGCAAAGATAAAAACTTATTTTCAATTTTTCCTCTGATTTTATTGGCTTTCAGGATTAATTAACGGCAATCTGTATTTAGATTATATTCAACTTTAAAAATGTTTAAATCTCTGATAAATTTAATCAATGAGTTTTCACAATTTTCTTTAGCAGAAGATGAATTTCTTTTCTGGACAAGATGAAATCACGAATATGAAATTCGGTAATCTGATAAAACCTCCAGAAAAGAACTCCTGATGAAAGGCAATAGGAAGCAGAGTTTATAATACAGGCTCCTTTGATTCCCCATTTCGGAATGATAAAAAATGAAGAGATAATGGTAAAGATGAGCCCTGCAAGAGATTTAACATTTAAAATTCTCAATTTATTAATTCCTGCGAAGTAATATCCGATAATATTGCTCACGGCTATCGCTAAAATCCCGGGCGAAAGCAACAAAACAATTTCCTTTGTTTCCCCGAAATCTTTACCGAAAATCATGGCATACCAGTGCGCAGGAATCATCAGCATGATAGAAATAAACAGAAGGGTAATAAGGAAGCTGATGCGCAGGGATATTTTTGTTTTTTCGATTGCACTATTAAAATCCGTATCATTTACCACATCTGCATACAGAACTACGGAAAGACTTCTGCTTACAGTCCATACAGCTTCGGAGAAGGCAATTCCTATCGAGAAAACACCGACACTTATAATTCCCCTGAAATATTCAAGAAAATAAAATGAAAGCCTGTTATTGAGAAACTGTAGAAATGTACTCAACTGTATTTTCCAGCCATAATTAAACAATTGGAAACCAATATCCTTTGAGATCAATATTTTTTTAAAATCAGCCTTTTTTATTAACTGAATGGCAGTGATAAAAAACAGTAGCGTAAAGCAACTTATCTGGGCAATGAAATAGGCATTAACAGAGGTAATTTTGATACAATAAACAATTATGATGATGAATATGATGTGCACGAGTTGCTGTAAAACCGTATATAAGTTGAACATTTTGATATTCTGCTGGCCTACGAACAAATTTACATTAGCCGTAAGAAGTGAAGACATCACCGAAAGTCCGATAAGGTATCCGGAATATTCTGCAGCATGGCCGGAACTGAACAAAACAGGAATCAGAATTCCCGTAATAACAGCCCAAAGATAAGCGAAAGGCAGGATTTCCTCAGTTCTGAATTTTCTTGCAAAATAGCTCATACTGCTGCCCACAAAGATATTCGCAAAAAAACTGATGATGGTAAGGTCTGCAATGATAATTGATATCAACCCTTTTCCACTGCTTCCCCACATATTGGTGGAGTAAATTACCAGCCCGAAATTCAGGATCAGGATTAAAAACCGGGAAACAAAAGTTTTAAAAATAGTCTCCTTCATCTTATGCTAATGATTTTTTGATGAAGTTGACGAAATTATTTTTAATACCATTCCAGGCATACTTCGTTTCATACTCTTTTCGCGCATTCTGAGCATGGTCCGAATAAATTTCAGGGTTCTTGATATAATTCAGAATAATATCTGAAATTCCCTCAGAATTTTCAGGATCAACCAGAAACCCGAATTTTGACACATCAACATGCTGTCGTGTAGCTTTTAAATCCGTATAAATTACAGGTTTTCCGGAGGCTGCATAATAAAATATCTTAATAGGCAGACAATGATGATTTTCGTAATTCATGGTTCTCAGGTCAAAACAGATATCTGCATCAGCATAAGCTTCCGTAAAGGTTTCAAAAGATGCCGGCTTTTCTATTCTGAGATTTTCAAAATGGTATTTTTTTACCAGTCCGGAAAAATATTTTTCGTCTTTTTCTTTTCTGGAACCGCCAATTAAAAGGATTGAGATCTTAAGTTCAGGTGCTTTTTTTCTCAGACTACCTGCCGCGGCAAAAAAATTACCGATTCCTTTTTCCTCAGAAAACTGTCCTGTGTAGCAGAGTGTTATTTTGTCCGAATCCAGGCTTTTAATATGTTGCCTAATATAAATATCATCCGGATAATAGGGTAACACTATTGATTTTTTAAACGGAAAGAAATACGCCAGAGGAAACTTCTTTGTGTTTTCTCCGAAAATATAATGGGTGCTGATCCATCCCGCATATAACTGAATAAGAAAAAACTTTATTGCATGAATAAGGTTAAATGGAAAAGAAAATCTTTCTACCATCCTCATGGATGGATACCATTCCGTGACATCATAGATAATACTTATATTTTTATTCTTTCTGATGCTTTTTGCTGCTATTACGGCTAAAGGTTCCGAGCAG comes from the Chryseobacterium nepalense genome and includes:
- a CDS encoding sulfite exporter TauE/SafE family protein: MEIALIVSAIGLGFASGFHCIGMCGPIALSMGLTKKQATNYYLQNLTYQFGRIFTYSFLGAILGIVGEGFEMAGIQKYLTIAVGILLIIMAVFSFGGKDFASKIPFFSKFLFKVKSNLGRLLQKADYRSRFTTGILNGFLPCGMVYMALTASLASGGIWQGALYMALFGLGTLPFMFTVVLLGNLMNQAFRIKILKMIPVVMIILGGLFIVRGLELGIPYLSPRAEAMTISKDKQGDCHLPGDHNTHNHDNTNCH
- a CDS encoding lipopolysaccharide biosynthesis protein, with the translated sequence MKETIFKTFVSRFLILILNFGLVIYSTNMWGSSGKGLISIIIADLTIISFFANIFVGSSMSYFARKFRTEEILPFAYLWAVITGILIPVLFSSGHAAEYSGYLIGLSVMSSLLTANVNLFVGQQNIKMFNLYTVLQQLVHIIFIIIIVYCIKITSVNAYFIAQISCFTLLFFITAIQLIKKADFKKILISKDIGFQLFNYGWKIQLSTFLQFLNNRLSFYFLEYFRGIISVGVFSIGIAFSEAVWTVSRSLSVVLYADVVNDTDFNSAIEKTKISLRISFLITLLFISIMLMIPAHWYAMIFGKDFGETKEIVLLLSPGILAIAVSNIIGYYFAGINKLRILNVKSLAGLIFTIISSFFIIPKWGIKGACIINSASYCLSSGVLFWRFYQITEFHIRDFILSRKEIHLLLKKIVKTH
- a CDS encoding T9SS type A sorting domain-containing protein, which produces MLTKLHFPTFQKTKKPQTLTYLRKMACHAFTVSAILLFSATKAQTSVTVPDLTVVSTFTGPFANSTRTYQMVIDDTQLTTLSGKYLSSISFKIPSTAASSWPASNITYPDYQIYLSDGVNPANAQLNFAANVVGTQTQVRSGSLSIPAGSVANNNTFSFDITFTTPYLYTGSNLVIEIRHTGSNGTSTSNQAVGTSATGYGSLFTSCWSSSTSVLQGNFSYVKISSAGTLGVKSVEINGGTSVYPNPVKDQLYVKSDNDIMELNIFNLVGQKVYSQKNSVKIPQINVSGLAKGNYILQTIDKNGNSASTKFIKE
- the ccoG gene encoding cytochrome c oxidase accessory protein CcoG translates to MSDIEEIEVRGGQGQVLDPETYRDSIGTMDQSGKRKWVYPRKPKGKYTNYRYLVSCILLFIYFSVPFIKINGNPMILFNVIDREFFIFGQPFYPQDFFILTLGAIASLIFIIVFTIAFGRIFCGWICPQTIFLEMIFRKIEYAIEGDRNKQMKLDRQEWNSEKIWKRGLKWTIYIIISLVITHFMFMYIVGYEEVFRILSEGPFAHPTNFIVMILLTAAFYFVFAWFREQVCTLVCPYGRLQGVLIDKDTVNVFYDFKRGENRAKWRKGEDRQAAGKGDCIDCHQCVVVCPTGIDIRDGQQLECVNCTACIDACDEVMEKVGLPKGLIRYATENEIENETKFKFTGRMKGFALILVLLTGFLGYLLYNRGEMEAKFIKPAGSTFFLRDGKITNTYNYTFLNKTNDKKIVTIKVVEPKHGEVIYSGSSKITVDRDKITKGTVNISFPESEMNLSKQNITIGVYDMSGKLVDSYETYFEGPFKLQF
- a CDS encoding glycosyltransferase, with protein sequence MKVSKLLFLTTAHRHDDDRIFYHQARALKEQGYDVKICSLSSEFQGTVAGIEIESYAVLERSVSEKKRILEKMCIAYQPDAVICSEPLAVIAAKSIRKNKNISIIYDVTEWYPSMRMVERFSFPFNLIHAIKFFLIQLYAGWISTHYIFGENTKKFPLAYFFPFKKSIVLPYYPDDIYIRQHIKSLDSDKITLCYTGQFSEEKGIGNFFAAAGSLRKKAPELKISILLIGGSRKEKDEKYFSGLVKKYHFENLRIEKPASFETFTEAYADADICFDLRTMNYENHHCLPIKIFYYAASGKPVIYTDLKATRQHVDVSKFGFLVDPENSEGISDIILNYIKNPEIYSDHAQNARKEYETKYAWNGIKNNFVNFIKKSLA
- the serS gene encoding serine--tRNA ligase, producing the protein MLQVNFLRDNKERVLEGLKKRQFRNLELVDQAIATDDERRKIQFELDSQLSESNKISKEIGLLMKEGKREEAESAKSKTAQLKESTSELKSQLDVREKELINILYQLPNIPHEQVKSGASADDNEIIYQSHDVEGLGEGAIPHWELAKKYNLIDFELGVKIAGAGFPVYLGKGARLQRALVQYFLDKNVEKGYMEVNPPHVINEASGYGTGQLPDKEGQMYEIANNTTSETLFLIPTAEVPVTNLYRDVLFEEKDLPVKNTAFSQCYRREAGSYGAHVRGLNRLHQFEKVEIVRIEKPENSYAVLEEMVEHIKEILSDLELPYRVLRLCGGDTGFASAMTYDFEVWSAAQEKWLEVSSVSNFETFQANRLKCRYKTDGKSQLVHTLNGSAMALPRIMAALLENNQTEDGIKLPKKIAEYARFDVIN
- a CDS encoding FixH family protein — translated: MKKFTWGHGVVIALLAFMAFILSMLFLFPNGQKNSEMVTDNYYEEELKYQDVIDAKKRADDLQEKPVYSQDKNGIKITFPTDYNNSNTTVKFVLNRTDDQNLDIKKSVQLDASKSFLIPAQVLKMGNYTLRLNWTKDKTDYRIDYDVIWK